GCCGTCGGCATATCGCAAAGCGTCGGCGTCGGCCAGTCGACCTCGGTGGCTCCGGCACCGGCAGGCGCTTCGGCGCCGCCGCCGTCGCCTCCTTCGGCACCGCCGCCGCAGGCCCAGGCCGCAGTGTCGTCGATGGACAACACCGTCGCTGCGGCCACGGGTCAACCAGCCGGCTCGAAGGCGACAGGAACCGCCACGGGTGGCCTGACGACCGGTGCCTTGGCTGCAGGCATTGCCGTGGCAGCGGCGATCGCCGTGGCCATCGCAGTCGTTACAAGCGACGATGCCAGCCAGACGTCCACCTCGACCTCGACCTCGACCGCAACGGCTACCGATTAGGCTTTCTTCTCCCACCCTTAGGGTGGCAAATAGCAAAGGCCCCATCTTCGGATGGGGCCTTTTTTGCTGCCGCAGGCGGCTCGTTGTAGCCCCTCGCCGGGCGGGCGCAGCCGCGCCCTTGGCCTTCCCCCCCCGTCCGGGGGACGGCGTGGCGACGATACCAAAGTGTGGTTATTGCCGCTTGGTCTATTAGAGCATGTCGCGGCTAAGACCCTCTATCCCGCGTCTTCGAACATGGCGATGGTGCGGGCGCGGCGTTCCAACCACCAGCCATAATTGGCTGGCCAGGCGGCATAGGGTGCGCCGCCGTAACCCAATTCATTGGCCGCCCTCAGGGTCCAATTCGGATCGTCGAGCATCTCGCGTCCGACGGCGATAAGGTCAGCCTGGCCGGCGGCCAGGATAGCCTCGGCCTGATGCGCCTCGGTGATCAGGCCAACGGCCATGGTGGTTAGGCCCGTCTGCTTCTTGATGGCCTCGGCGAACGGCACCTGATAGCCCGGACCGCGCGGCACCACGGCGGCGGTGGCGGGGCCGCGAATGCCGCCCGACGAACAATCGATGACGTCGACGCCGCGCTCGCCCAATTCCCGGCACAACACCAGTGTGTCTTCCAGTACCCAGGCTCCTTCGCCCTCGCCGTCGACGGCCGAGACACGGAACATCAGGGGTTTCTGGTCCGGCCATTCGCGGCGCACCGCCTCTGCCACCTCGAGGGGCAACCGCATGCGGCCTTCGCGGTCGCCGCCATAGGCGTCATCACGCCGGTTGACGGCCGGCGACAGGAACTCGTGCAGCAGGTAGCCGTGCGCGCCATGGATCTCGGCCACCTCGTAGCCGGCCTCCAGGGCGCGTCGGGCACCGGTGGCAAAGGCCTCGACGATGGCCTTGATGTTGGCGCTGTCGAGCTCGGCCGGAATCGGGCTGTCGTTGTGTTCGGGCACCGGCGAAGGCGCCACGGTCTGCCAGGCTACATAGCCCAAGCGTTTCTCGTCCTCAGCCGTCAGCGAGCGGCCGCCATGGAACGGTGGCTGGCTGGAGGCGCGGCGGCCGGCGTGGGCCAGTTGCACGCCGGGCACGCAGCCTTCGCCCTTGAGGAAATCGGTGAGGCGGCGATGCGCCGGCACCTGGTCGTCGCGCCACAATCCGATGTCGCCGGGCGTGATGCGGCCGCGCTCCTCGACCGCCGTGGCCTCACAGATGATCAGACCGACACCGCCGGTGGCGAATTTTCCATAGTGCACCAGATGCCAATCGTTGGGCAGGCCGTCCTCGGCGGCATA
This window of the Alphaproteobacteria bacterium genome carries:
- a CDS encoding FecR family protein → LKDQVYQNEKISTGSASATEITFKDETKLTIGPDSDVTLDNFVYKPGPVSGSLIMTVSKGVMRFTTGKLSKTSYLIKTPTATIGIRGTIFTVYVAANGATTVTVQAGAVSVSNAVGISQSVGVGQSTSVAPAPAGASAPPPSPPSAPPPQAQAAVSSMDNTVAAATGQPAGSKATGTATGGLTTGALAAGIAVAAAIAVAIAVVTSDDASQTSTSTSTSTATATD
- a CDS encoding NADH:flavin oxidoreductase/NADH oxidase → MNDASGSDPLLFEPLDLRSVRLPNRVVIPPMCVYAAEDGLPNDWHLVHYGKFATGGVGLIICEATAVEERGRITPGDIGLWRDDQVPAHRRLTDFLKGEGCVPGVQLAHAGRRASSQPPFHGGRSLTAEDEKRLGYVAWQTVAPSPVPEHNDSPIPAELDSANIKAIVEAFATGARRALEAGYEVAEIHGAHGYLLHEFLSPAVNRRDDAYGGDREGRMRLPLEVAEAVRREWPDQKPLMFRVSAVDGEGEGAWVLEDTLVLCRELGERGVDVIDCSSGGIRGPATAAVVPRGPGYQVPFAEAIKKQTGLTTMAVGLITEAHQAEAILAAGQADLIAVGREMLDDPNWTLRAANELGYGGAPYAAWPANYGWWLERRARTIAMFEDAG